The DNA segment GGGGACCTGGAAAAGGCCCCATGAGTGAATACGACGGGGAGGCCGGTCCGGTTGACATGGGACGCCGACTTCTTCGTGAAGTCGTACGCTGGAGAGCCCCCGGCCCGTGAGACGTGTCGGGCCCTTCGCGTTGCACACCGCACCACCCGCACCACCACCCCGGACGGAAAGCGTTCTTCATGAGCCTGCACGGTCTGCTCGATGCCGCCATCTCGGACCCCGCGCTCGCCGAAGCGGTGAAGGCCGCGGGCGACGGGCACCGGATGCATGTCGATCTGGTCGGCCCGCCCGCCGCCCGGCCCTTCGCCGTCGCCGCGCTGGCCCGCGAGACCCGCCGCACGGTGCTGGCGGTGACCGCCACCGGCCGCGAGGCCGAGGATCTGGCCGCCGCGCTGCGTTCGCTCTTCCCGGCGGACCAGGAGGACGCGGTGGTGGAGTACCCGTCGTGGGAGACGCTGCCGCACGAGCGGCTCTCGCCCCGGTCCGACACGGTGGGCCGGCGGATCGCGGTGCTGCGCAGGCTGGCGCACCCCCGCTCCGACGACCCGTCCGCCGGTCCCGTCAGCGTGGTCGTCGCGCCGATCAGGTCCGTACTCCAGCCGCAGGTCAAGGGGCTCGGAGACCTGGAGCCCGTGTCGCTGCGGCAGGGTTCGTCCGCCGATCTGATGGAGATCACCGAGGCGCTGGCGGCCGCCGCGTACGCGCGGGTGGAACTGGTCGAGAAGCGCGGCGAGTTCGCCGTCAGGGGTGGCATCCTCGACGTGTTCCCGCCGACCGAGGAGCACCCCCTGCGGGTGGAGTTCTGGGGCGACGAGGTCGAGGAGATCCGTTACTTCAAGGTCGCGGACCAGCGCTCCCTGGAGATCGCCGAGCACGGGCTGTGGGCGCCGCCCTGCCGGGAGCTGCTGCTGACCGAGGACGTACGGGAGCGGGCCGCCGCGCTGGCGCTGGCCCACCCGGAGCTGGGCGAGCTGCTCGACAAGATCGCCGAGGGGATCGCCGTCGAGGGCATGGAGTCCCTGGCCCCGGTCCTGGTCGACGACATGGAGCTGCTGATCGACGTCCTGCCGGCCGGTTCGATGGCCGTGGTCTGCGACCCGGAGCGGGTCCGCAGCCGGGCGGCCGACCTGGTGGCGACCTCGCAGGAGTTCCTCCAGGCGTCGTGGGCGGCCACCGCGGGCGGCGGGGACGCGCCCATCGATGTGGGCGCCGCGTCGCTCCGGGGCATCGCGGAGGTCCGCGACCGGGCGCGTGAGCTGGGCATGATGTGGTGGGCGGTGAGCCCGTTCGCCGCGGACGAGGACATCGCCGACGACATGATCAAGCTGGGGATGCACGCCCCGGAGACGTACCGCGGCGACACCGCGCGGGCCCTCGCCGACACCAAGGGCTGGATCGCCGACGGCTGGCGCACGGTGTATCTCACGGAGGGCCACGGCCCGGCGAGCCGCACGGTCGAGGTCCTCGGCGGCGAGGGCATCGCGGCCCGGCTCGACGCCGATCTGGGCGAGCTGACGCCCTCGGTCGTGCATGTCTCGTGCGGTTCGGTCGACCACGGGTTCATCGACCCGGCGATCAAGCTCGCGGTGCTCTCCGAGACCGACCTCACAGGACAGCGGACCGCCTCCAAGGACCTGGGCCGGATGCCGGTCCGGCGCAGGAAGACCATCGACCCGCTGACCCTGGAGACGGGCGACTTCATCGTCCACGAGCAGCACGGCGTGGGCCGCTACATCGAGATGGTGCAGCGCACAGTGCAGGGCGCGACCCGTGAGTACCTCCTGGTCGAGTACGCCCCGGCCAAGCGCGGCCAGCCCGGCGACCGGCTGTACATCCCCACCGACCAGCTGGAGCAGGTCACCAAGTACGTGGGCGGCGAGGCCCCGACGCTGCACCGGCTCGGCGGTTCCGACTGGACGAAGACCAAGGCGCGCGCCAAGAAGGCGGTCAAGGAGATCGCCGGGGACCTCATCAAGCTCTACTCGGCGCGGATGGCGGCGCCCGGCCACTCCTTCGCCCAGGACACCCCCTGGCAGCGCGAGCTGGAGGACGCCTTCCCGTACGTGGAGACGCCCGACCAGCTCTCCACGATCGCCGAGGTCAAGGAGGACATGGAGAAGACGGTCCCGATGGACCGGCTGATCTGCGGCGACGTCGGGTACGGCAAGACCGAGATCGCGGTGCGCGCCGCCTTCAAGGCCGTCCAGGACGGCAAGCAGGTCGCGGTCCTCGTGCCGACGACGCTCCTCGTGCAGCAGCACTTCGGCACGTTCACCGAGCGGTACGCGCAGTTCCCGGTGGTCGTGCGGGCGCTGAGCCGCTTCCAGTCGGACACCGAGGCGAAGGCGACCCTGGAGGGCCTGCGGGACGGCTCGGTCGACATGGTCATCGGCACGCACCGGCTCTTCTCGTCGGAGACGAAGTTCAAGGACCTCGGGCTCGTCATCGTCGACGAGGAGCAGCGGTTCGGTGTCGAGCACAAGGAGCAGCTGAAGAAGCTGCGCGCCAACGTCGACGTCCTGACGATGTCCGCGACGCCCATCCCCCGTACGCTCGAAATGGCGGTGACCGGCATCCGGGAGATGTCGACGATCACCACGCCCCCGGAGGAGCGGCACCCGGTGCTGACCTTCGTCGGCCCGTACGAGGAGAAGCAGATCGGCGCCGCCGTCCGCCGTGAACTGCTCCGTGAGGGGCAGGTCTTCTACATCCACAACCGGGTCGACTCGATCGACCGGGCCGCCGCCCGGCTGCGGGAGATCGTCCCGGAGGCGCGCATCCAGACCGCGCACGGGCAGATGGGCGAGAGCGCCCTGGAGCAGGTCGTGGTCGACTTCTGGGAGAAGAAGTTCGACGTGCTGGTCTCCACGACGATCGTGGAGTCCGGGATCGACATCGCGAACGCCAACACGCTGATCGTGGAGCGCGGCGACAACTTCGGCCTCTCGCAGCTGCACCAGCTGCGCGGCCGGGTGGGCCGTGGCCGCGACCGCGGGTACGCGTACTTCCTGTACCCGCCGGAGAAGCCGCTGACGGAGACCGCGCACGAGCGGCTCGCGACGATCGCCCAGCACACCGAGATGGGCGCGGGCATGTACGTCGCGATGAAGGACCTGGAGATCCGCGGCGCGGGCAACATGCTCGGCGGCGAGCAGTCCGGCCACATCGCGGGTGTCGGCTTCGACCTGTACATCCGGATGGTCGGCGAGGCGGTGGCCGACTACCGCACGGCGGTCGACGGGGGAGTCGAGGAGGAGCAGCCGCTGGAGGTCAAGATCGAGCTGCCGGTCGACGCGCACGTCCCGCACGAGTACGCGCCCGGTGAGCGGCTGCGCCTCCAGGCGTACCGCTCGATCGCGTCCGCCACCACGGACGAGGACATCAGGGCGGTGCGCGAGGAACTCACCGACCGGTACGGCAAGCTGCCCGAGCAGGTCGAGAACCTGCTGCTCGTGGCGGGCCTGCGGATGCTGGCGCGCGCCTGCGGGGTCGGCGAGATCGTCCTCCAGGGGCCCAACATCCGGTTCGCGCCGGTGGAGCTGAGGGAGTCCCAGGAGCTGCGGCTCAAGCGGCTCTACCCCCGTACGGTCATCAAGGCGGCGGCCCACCAGATCCTGGTGCCGCGTCCGACAGCCGGGAAGATCGGCGGGAAGCCGGTGGTGGGGCGTGAACTCCTGTCGTGGACCGGGGAGTTCCTGGCGTCGATCCTGGGGTCGTGAGTACGGGGCCGGGTGTTTCCCCGCGCGGAGAGACGGCCCGACCCGGTGCTGGGACGCGACCCGTCCGTGACGCCACGTCATGCCGGGGCGGTCCGGAGATGTGTTCGCCAGGTGTGACGGCGGGGGCCCGGGGCAGCCGTATCTAGGATTGTGCGGTCACGACCCCTATCCGCCAGGACGGCTCTCCTTGATACGTACGCGCTCCGCCCTCCCCGCAGCCATGGCCGTCGCCGCCGCACTCGCCCTCGGCGGCTGCAAGAGCGGCGACCTGGGCGCTTCCGGTTCGTCCGACGCTCCCGCCGGACCGGCGGGGAAGGCGGCGCACGGCTCCGCGCTCGCCGCCGCCGACGCCCTGACCGTCAAGGGGCGCGCACCGAAGACGGGTTACGCGCGCAAGGAGTTCGGCAGCGCGTGGTCGGACACCGACCACAACCACTGCCCGACCCGGGACGACGTGCTCAAGCGCGATCTGCGGAGCGTCCGGTACACGAGCGGCGACTGCCAGATCGCGTCGGGGACGCTGGTCAAGGACCCCTACACCGGGACGACGATCGCGTTCGTACGCGGCCACAGCAAGGTCGACATAGACCATGTGGTGGCGCTCTCCGACGCCTGGCAGAAGGGCGCGCAGCAGTGGGACAGGGCGAAGCGGACCGCCCTCGCGAACGATCCGCTGAACCTGCTGGCCGTCGACTCCTCCACCAACCGCAGCAAGGGCGACGGTGACACGGCGACCTGGCTGCCCGCGTACAAGCCGGCGCGGTGCGGCTATGTCGCACGGCAGGTGGCGGTGAAGAAGAAGTACGCGCTGTGGGTGACGGCCGCGGAGAAGAACGCGATGAAGCGGGTCCTCTCCGGCTGCCCGGCCGAGAAGCTGCCCACCGGCTGACGCGAGCCCCCAGGCGGAGCACTCCCGGCTGATACGACCGTCCCGCTGACGGGTCCCGCCCAGGCGGACCCGCCAGCCGTGGGGGTGGTTCGGGGGCGGGCTGCCGGGCAGGCCCGTTCCGTCAGTTCTCGGCCACCGGCACCCAGCGGATCCGGGTGGCGCACACCGAGACCAGGAGGGCCGCGGCCGCCACGGCGCCCATGCCCCACACCAGACCGCCGGCGTTCGCGATGAAGCCGATCATCGCCGGTCCGGCCAGCAGGCCGACGGTCCCCATCGCGGCGACCAGCGCCAGCGCCTCCGGTCCCTGCCGCGCGGCGGCGACGTACACACAGGGCGTCACGGCCGCCACCCCCAGGCCGACGCAGGCGAACCCGATGAGCGCCGGGACCACGCCACCGGCCAGCAGTGCGAGCGCGAGGCCCGCGCCGGCCAGCACGCTGCCGGTCAGCACGACCCGCCGGTCGCCCCAGCGGGTGCGCCAGCTGTCGGCGAACACCCGGGCCAGCACCATCATCACCGAGACGACGGCGATACCCAGCGGGGCCACCGACGCCGCCGCCTTGAGCACGTCCTTCATGTAGAGCGCCGACCAGTCGTTCATGGCGCCCTCGGTCACGGTGCCGAACGCCATCGCGCACCCCATCCACAGCGTCATGCGCGACGGTACGGACAGCCGCCGGCGGGTCCGGCTCTTCGCCGCGGGCCGCTGATCCTCCGTCAGCAGCCCGGTCTGGGCGAACCCGACCAGCAGGAGCAGGATCGCGGCCGCCACACCGAAGTGGGCGGCCAGCGACGGGGTCAGCGTGTTCACCCCGGACGCCAGCAGCGCGGCGCCCAGCGACCCGGCGCTGAACGTCGCGTGCAGCCTGGCCATGGCCGTACGCCCGTACGTGGTTTCGAGCGCGGCTCCCTGTGCGTTCATGGCCACGTTCAGACAGCCGACGGCGATCCCGTCGCAGCCCACGATGACCATCGCGACCGGATAGTTGGGCACCACGGACAGCGCGAGCAGCAGCAGCCCGAGGCAGAGCGCGGACAGTGAGGCGAGGTGGCGCGATCCCAGGCGCCGCATCAGCACGGTGACGAGCGGGAACGAGATCGCCGCACCCGCGCCGCAGGCCATCAGCAGCAGGCCGAGTTCCGCCTCGGACAGGTGCAGTTGAGCCTTGAGGGTGGGCAGCCGCGAGGCCCAGGTGCCGTACTGGAAGCCGAGGAAGCAGAACAGCGCGGCGATCGCCAGCTGTGCCCGGCGGAACGGATCCCGGACCCGGGCGCCCTGTGCGGTCGTGTCCTGTGGGGTCGTGTCTTGGTGGGTCACTTCATACCGCCTTGGACATGTACACCGCGTTCGTTCCGTAACTTCCCGGGAGGGCGATGTCACGATGGGCCGCATATCCGTTGGCCGACCAGAAGGTCTCGCTGCCCGCGACGGATATGAGGGAGATGCGTTCGTGCGTCGTCGATCTGGCGGTCGCCGTGAGGTGGTGCAGCAGACGCTTCGCCAGCCCTCTGCCGCGGTGGCGTTCGGCGATGACGATGTCGTGCAGATGTAGGTTGGTCGAGCGGAAGACGGTCTTCTCCGCCCGGCCCAGGTCGGGGTACTGCCACAGCGGGTAGGGCAGTGCCAGCAGATAGCCCGCCGTCCGGCGGTCGAGGCGCAGCACGAAGCAGGTGGCGGGCGACGGGCGGGCCCTCGACTCCAGCGCGGCCCGCCCCTCCGAGAGGTCGCTGGCGGAGTACGCGCTGGCTTCCAGCTCCGCGATGCCGTGCCAGTCGTCGGCGGTGATGTTCCGTATCTGAACGTCCTGGCCCATTACGGCAGACCCTTCATGGCTGTCCCGCCTGTCGGTGTCCCGGCGCCGGACGGCAGCCCGCGGATCACGGTGTACGGAAGCGGGCTGAAGCCGTTGAAGCCCTGCGTCGCGTAACTGGTGGCGTAGGCACCGGACGAGAGGACCCAGACCGGGTCCCCCGACGCGACGCCTTCGGGAACCTGGACGAGGCGGTGCTCATGGGCGTAGGCGTCGTCGCTGTCGCAGGTGGGGCCCGCGACCACGGCCGGTACGGAGGGCGCCCCCGGGTGGGTGGGAAAGACCAGCCGGTACTGGAGCTGGTCCATCTCGTACAGGCCGTTGAACTTGCCGCAGCTCAGATACAGCCAGTGCTGGCGTTCACCGTTCAGCTGCTCCCTCGTGGACAGCCGCGCCACATGGGCCCGGATCGCGCCGTGGTCGGCGACCAGGTGGCGGCCCGGCTCCACGACGAAGTCGAGCGGGGTGCCGGACACCGCCCGCAGCTGCCGCATGCCCTCCCGGATCGCGGCGAAGATCTTGTCCAGCGGGGGATCCAGCGGTGTGCCCCGGCTGTCGAGATATCCGAGTGCGGGCAGTCCGCCGCCGAGATTGACGTGGTCGAGGTGGATGCCCCGGTCCCGCAGGTCCACGAGTACGGCGGCGAGGCTCGCGAACGCGCTCTCCCAGGCCTCCGCCGTCATCTGCTGGGAGCCGACGTGCACGGACAGCCCGGCAGGTGTCAGCCCTGCCGCCCGGGCCGCCTCCAGCACGCGTACGGCGTCGGTACCCGAGCAGCCGAACTTCTTGCTGAGACCCCAGAGGGCGCCCTCGCCGCTGGTGGCCAGCCGGCAGAAGACCCGTGCGCCGGGGGCATGGGCGGCGATGGCCGCCACGTCCTCCACGCTGTCGGTGGCGAAGTCCCGGACGCCGAGCCGGTACGCGTCGCTGATGTTCCGGTCGGACTTGATGGTGTTGCCGTAGTGGATCCGGCCGACCGGCACGCCCG comes from the Streptomyces sp. NBC_01471 genome and includes:
- the mfd gene encoding transcription-repair coupling factor, with amino-acid sequence MSLHGLLDAAISDPALAEAVKAAGDGHRMHVDLVGPPAARPFAVAALARETRRTVLAVTATGREAEDLAAALRSLFPADQEDAVVEYPSWETLPHERLSPRSDTVGRRIAVLRRLAHPRSDDPSAGPVSVVVAPIRSVLQPQVKGLGDLEPVSLRQGSSADLMEITEALAAAAYARVELVEKRGEFAVRGGILDVFPPTEEHPLRVEFWGDEVEEIRYFKVADQRSLEIAEHGLWAPPCRELLLTEDVRERAAALALAHPELGELLDKIAEGIAVEGMESLAPVLVDDMELLIDVLPAGSMAVVCDPERVRSRAADLVATSQEFLQASWAATAGGGDAPIDVGAASLRGIAEVRDRARELGMMWWAVSPFAADEDIADDMIKLGMHAPETYRGDTARALADTKGWIADGWRTVYLTEGHGPASRTVEVLGGEGIAARLDADLGELTPSVVHVSCGSVDHGFIDPAIKLAVLSETDLTGQRTASKDLGRMPVRRRKTIDPLTLETGDFIVHEQHGVGRYIEMVQRTVQGATREYLLVEYAPAKRGQPGDRLYIPTDQLEQVTKYVGGEAPTLHRLGGSDWTKTKARAKKAVKEIAGDLIKLYSARMAAPGHSFAQDTPWQRELEDAFPYVETPDQLSTIAEVKEDMEKTVPMDRLICGDVGYGKTEIAVRAAFKAVQDGKQVAVLVPTTLLVQQHFGTFTERYAQFPVVVRALSRFQSDTEAKATLEGLRDGSVDMVIGTHRLFSSETKFKDLGLVIVDEEQRFGVEHKEQLKKLRANVDVLTMSATPIPRTLEMAVTGIREMSTITTPPEERHPVLTFVGPYEEKQIGAAVRRELLREGQVFYIHNRVDSIDRAAARLREIVPEARIQTAHGQMGESALEQVVVDFWEKKFDVLVSTTIVESGIDIANANTLIVERGDNFGLSQLHQLRGRVGRGRDRGYAYFLYPPEKPLTETAHERLATIAQHTEMGAGMYVAMKDLEIRGAGNMLGGEQSGHIAGVGFDLYIRMVGEAVADYRTAVDGGVEEEQPLEVKIELPVDAHVPHEYAPGERLRLQAYRSIASATTDEDIRAVREELTDRYGKLPEQVENLLLVAGLRMLARACGVGEIVLQGPNIRFAPVELRESQELRLKRLYPRTVIKAAAHQILVPRPTAGKIGGKPVVGRELLSWTGEFLASILGS
- a CDS encoding HNH endonuclease family protein, yielding MIRTRSALPAAMAVAAALALGGCKSGDLGASGSSDAPAGPAGKAAHGSALAAADALTVKGRAPKTGYARKEFGSAWSDTDHNHCPTRDDVLKRDLRSVRYTSGDCQIASGTLVKDPYTGTTIAFVRGHSKVDIDHVVALSDAWQKGAQQWDRAKRTALANDPLNLLAVDSSTNRSKGDGDTATWLPAYKPARCGYVARQVAVKKKYALWVTAAEKNAMKRVLSGCPAEKLPTG
- a CDS encoding MFS transporter; the protein is MTHQDTTPQDTTAQGARVRDPFRRAQLAIAALFCFLGFQYGTWASRLPTLKAQLHLSEAELGLLLMACGAGAAISFPLVTVLMRRLGSRHLASLSALCLGLLLLALSVVPNYPVAMVIVGCDGIAVGCLNVAMNAQGAALETTYGRTAMARLHATFSAGSLGAALLASGVNTLTPSLAAHFGVAAAILLLLVGFAQTGLLTEDQRPAAKSRTRRRLSVPSRMTLWMGCAMAFGTVTEGAMNDWSALYMKDVLKAAASVAPLGIAVVSVMMVLARVFADSWRTRWGDRRVVLTGSVLAGAGLALALLAGGVVPALIGFACVGLGVAAVTPCVYVAAARQGPEALALVAAMGTVGLLAGPAMIGFIANAGGLVWGMGAVAAAALLVSVCATRIRWVPVAEN
- a CDS encoding GNAT family N-acetyltransferase — its product is MGQDVQIRNITADDWHGIAELEASAYSASDLSEGRAALESRARPSPATCFVLRLDRRTAGYLLALPYPLWQYPDLGRAEKTVFRSTNLHLHDIVIAERHRGRGLAKRLLHHLTATARSTTHERISLISVAGSETFWSANGYAAHRDIALPGSYGTNAVYMSKAV
- a CDS encoding type III PLP-dependent enzyme — protein: MSTRQLNTPLHEALAAASDDRIVFDLGGIRDQYETLTWELPGVAVRFAMKACPVDEVLACLAERGAGFDAAGPHEIERALSTGVPVGRIHYGNTIKSDRNISDAYRLGVRDFATDSVEDVAAIAAHAPGARVFCRLATSGEGALWGLSKKFGCSGTDAVRVLEAARAAGLTPAGLSVHVGSQQMTAEAWESAFASLAAVLVDLRDRGIHLDHVNLGGGLPALGYLDSRGTPLDPPLDKIFAAIREGMRQLRAVSGTPLDFVVEPGRHLVADHGAIRAHVARLSTREQLNGERQHWLYLSCGKFNGLYEMDQLQYRLVFPTHPGAPSVPAVVAGPTCDSDDAYAHEHRLVQVPEGVASGDPVWVLSSGAYATSYATQGFNGFSPLPYTVIRGLPSGAGTPTGGTAMKGLP